In Osmia lignaria lignaria isolate PbOS001 chromosome 13, iyOsmLign1, whole genome shotgun sequence, the DNA window CCTTCGTTTCTTGTCTCTGCAAGCGTTCAGGCACAGTTCACATATACACGTTATCACATTCGTACAAATCTATTATACGTAAAGCGATACAATTTCTGTTGTGTACAgtgcttttatttatttttttttcatttatcatccTTCTTGAGTCTCTTTAAATAATACGCTTGCCAGTCTCCCTTCGTATTCGAGATTGAATTTCAGACGCGCCGATGCTAATTACAATACACTGAAACTCTCACCAGGTATCTCTACAAAGAACTCGAATTAGAaatgtttagaaaaaaaaaaaaaaaaaaaaaaaaaatggaaaagcaaaatgtaaagaaaagatAAAACACGAATGGAAATCGAGCGATGGGACTACACGCTAATGATTATTGAAATCTAAAAACGAATTAGCAGTCTATTCATCTTATTTGTCTAAATTGCTGTGTTGCATCGATACCGCGAACAACCATGTAATTGCTGCTTAGATTTCTAAACGATTCTGCTTGGAATAGTGGAAAGACAACCAATTCTGTTCAATGTCCTTCTTCGAGatgttaagaaataaaaaaaaaaaaaaaaaataaaaaaaaatggaaagacgAATAACAAAGGAAAGGTCGGACAAGCAATTGGATAACCAGACAGCCCGAGTTTGTATTGGTAGCACCACTCATTTTCTACGCAGAAGACGTCGAAAGTACCGATTTACGTGTTGTCTGGGATCAATTCGCAATGTTGCGTCTCTGTTTGCTCCTTTATACACGGACTCCTGGATCCATTTTCTTCATGTCCCTCTGCTGTCCTCGAGTCTTCTCCGTTTTCTGTGCAATCCTTAGCTGTCTGTACTTCTCCATTGATATCCTTATTTTCCTTTAAATGAATGCTTGATGTTTCATCATTCACTGATTGAATGTTTGATTCATGGTCACTTTTGCTCTCACTGATATTTATAGAAACCGATCCCTGTGATGTTTTATCATTCTGAATTTCTACTGTCCTTTGATTGTCCTTTACATCAGACGTTTCATCCTGCACTTTCGACCTTTTTACACCTACCGTGCACGTGTTGTCCACCGCCACGTCGATGTTCCGTTTTCTGGACGTATGATTTTCAGTCGACGATTCATTGCTTTGACGTGCATTTTCTGAAACAGTTGTAGCGGTCGTTACGTTTGATTCCAGTTGATTTTCGACCTCTGTTTTATCGTTCTCCATGTTAACGTCCAGGTAACACATCTTCGAAGCGTCAGGTGGTTGATTGTCGCTATTATGACCAGGTGTATCGTCGTAACAGGGCGTCGAACTGGGAGCATAAACATTTTCCAGTTGATCGTATTGACTCATGGACTCGTTACTTTGTTGACTGATCTCCGACAAGTTTCCTTGTTTTACTTCCTCTTTCTTGAACAGCTCTTTCTCGTATTCTTTTCGTTCAAATTCCCTCGTCTTCTCGTCTATCCGATCTTGCCGCTTGGATGAGTTTAAGATCGAATTATCCGGAGATTCTTGAAAAGGGCCAGCTTTGGTGAACAATTGAATCGGTCGTTGAAATCCTTTCGACGGATGTGGAGGAATCGACAGAACCTCGCATTTAGAAAATCCGACTTCGGGCGATAATAAATACTGCGTGAAATTGTGGGGTCGAAATTCGATACTTCGATAATTTTTGTATATCCGTTCCTGCAACACAGCATTgaatatgtttttaaaattatacaattaaacGGACATTTCAGAAAGAGAATTTTTTCAATACTTACTGTaagattctttttctttgtGTAACTACTCCAACCTTGCGGTTCTAATATTAAAACTCCACCCGGTCGTAATTGTGCATACATGCGTTTGAAAGCCTGCTTTAAACCTGCGTCTCCAAAATTTAAATGAATCCATTTAGTTAAAGACAAACAGAGAATCGTATGAAACTGTGGTTGCTCCGTACATAGTAGAGTATCATCCTCGAGCACGTAGTTAccctaaaaataaatacatttagacatcttaaaattgaaatgattaatacagtttatttaatttttcggTCTGATAGAATACCTGCACGAACGTGACATTATAAGGAAAACCTTTATGACTTTTATTCTTTGTAAAACCTGGAATATCAACCGGACCGTAATTGATTGGCATAGATATCGGGAAGAAATTTACATCCTGATGATCATTGTTTTCGTTCCTGGCTGGAGACTGTACACAATTAACATAGTGTTTGATATTTTTTCTAGCAATATTGATGAGTGTTCGATCAATATCAATACCAGTTACACTTTTGGCTGAAAAATCTCGAGCAACAGAAAGGGTAATGTGACCAATGTTGCAACCAATATCAAGTACATCTTTCCCGACGAATAAATATTTGCGTTGTGCAAATATTGTCAGTCTTGTGTCCACTTCGTGATAAGAGTTACGATACCCATAGTACCTATTGTAGTTGCCGTATTGGTAATGTGCATCCTTCTCTCTAAAGTTTggcattgtttgtttctttttcttatcttgACTCGGCCGATGCTGAGGTCTGGATTTCCATGCTCCAGGTTGAGGAATAACAGGGCTAACAATTTTATCTTTAGTATCCACCTTCCTTAATCTTTTATCCTTAGGTTCTTCTAAACCCTTTAA includes these proteins:
- the LOC117602338 gene encoding 7SK snRNA methylphosphate capping enzyme — protein: MSSAQVDRSSKMGHITKKENEKSRKTFNPSHKKHKHEDSRHFKFGRKRLQSFTSNGKFFPPYKRRKKEGVIIPPTKFLLGGNICDPLNLNSMQDEEINRAMNAVTPKSSPLPTPKHKKEVIEVIIPPNICDPLNLNNCNDNDNDEYEKQLISPTKKGSKRRNRKKKRASSGSGKDDVSESAETTSKEADTIDVTEPMEQGVSESMETEQQQAPLNSPPPNQPKESKPESPQKDKNKLRLKGLEEPKDKRLRKVDTKDKIVSPVIPQPGAWKSRPQHRPSQDKKKKQTMPNFREKDAHYQYGNYNRYYGYRNSYHEVDTRLTIFAQRKYLFVGKDVLDIGCNIGHITLSVARDFSAKSVTGIDIDRTLINIARKNIKHYVNCVQSPARNENNDHQDVNFFPISMPINYGPVDIPGFTKNKSHKGFPYNVTFVQGNYVLEDDTLLCTEQPQFHTILCLSLTKWIHLNFGDAGLKQAFKRMYAQLRPGGVLILEPQGWSSYTKKKNLTERIYKNYRSIEFRPHNFTQYLLSPEVGFSKCEVLSIPPHPSKGFQRPIQLFTKAGPFQESPDNSILNSSKRQDRIDEKTREFERKEYEKELFKKEEVKQGNLSEISQQSNESMSQYDQLENVYAPSSTPCYDDTPGHNSDNQPPDASKMCYLDVNMENDKTEVENQLESNVTTATTVSENARQSNESSTENHTSRKRNIDVAVDNTCTVGVKRSKVQDETSDVKDNQRTVEIQNDKTSQGSVSINISESKSDHESNIQSVNDETSSIHLKENKDINGEVQTAKDCTENGEDSRTAEGHEENGSRSPCIKEQTETQHCELIPDNT